One window from the genome of Mucilaginibacter ginsenosidivorans encodes:
- a CDS encoding Hpt domain-containing protein, whose product MSQDLDLSFLYEIADGSNEFIIESIDMLLQQAPELLGNIDTALKAQDWAAAAAAAHKLKPSMGFFGMLVSQELLQEIEMMCKAGASEPETIAAKFARVSDLISVNVVELNRVKAEKEAEL is encoded by the coding sequence TTGAGCCAGGATCTTGATCTTTCTTTCTTATATGAAATTGCCGACGGAAGCAATGAGTTTATTATCGAATCCATCGATATGCTTTTGCAGCAAGCCCCTGAATTGCTTGGAAATATCGATACCGCACTAAAAGCGCAGGATTGGGCCGCCGCCGCCGCCGCCGCGCATAAATTGAAACCATCAATGGGTTTTTTTGGTATGCTGGTATCGCAGGAACTGCTTCAGGAAATAGAAATGATGTGCAAAGCCGGAGCAAGTGAGCCCGAAACTATCGCAGCAAAATTCGCCCGGGTGAGTGACCTGATCAGTGTGAACGTGGTTGAACTTAACCGTGTTAAGGCTGAAAAAGAAGCCGAACTTTAA
- the rho gene encoding transcription termination factor Rho: MFDITELNDKLVSELRDIAKSLGIADAEELRKAQLISNIIEQQQLIEVARQQQAIVAQNYSETKPAAALETAEAAEKPRKRTRTIKSASSKPRVEVPLDDTNLFDEADDETPAADETDDEVSFAPPVSAEQPDQADPAVKSEEPAAEGRPQKFERRFNNGQNPNQQKNQEAINLDFDNVIVNEGVLEIMPDGYGFLRSSDYNYLTSPDDIYVSQSQIKLFGLKTGDTVRGSIRPPKEGEKYFPLVRVEAINGRVPAEVRDRVPFDHLTPLFPSERLELFTDMGNYSTRIMDLFSPIGKGQRGLIVAQPKTGKTMLLKDVANAIAKNHPEVYLIILLIDERPEEVTDMARSVRAEVVSSTFDEPADRHVKIANIVLEKAKRMVECGHDVVILLDSITRLARAYNTVAPASGKILSGGVDANALHKPKRFFGAARNIEDGGSLTIIATALTETGSKMDEVIFEEFKGTGNMELQLDRKLSNKRIFPAIDITASSTRRDDLLLDRETLQRVWILRNHLADMNSQEAMEFLQSQIRGTKTNEEFLISMNS; the protein is encoded by the coding sequence ATGTTTGATATAACAGAATTGAACGACAAACTCGTGTCCGAGTTGCGTGATATTGCAAAAAGCTTAGGTATAGCTGATGCTGAAGAGCTTAGAAAAGCACAGTTGATAAGCAATATAATAGAACAACAACAATTGATAGAAGTTGCACGCCAGCAACAAGCTATAGTAGCTCAGAATTATTCAGAAACCAAACCGGCCGCTGCCCTCGAAACTGCCGAAGCTGCTGAAAAACCCCGTAAAAGAACACGTACCATTAAATCGGCCAGCAGCAAACCAAGGGTTGAAGTGCCCTTAGATGACACCAACCTGTTTGACGAGGCCGACGACGAAACTCCGGCAGCTGACGAGACCGATGATGAGGTTTCATTCGCACCGCCGGTGTCAGCAGAACAGCCCGACCAGGCCGATCCTGCTGTTAAGTCTGAAGAACCTGCTGCAGAAGGCAGGCCGCAAAAATTTGAGCGCCGCTTTAATAACGGGCAAAACCCCAACCAACAAAAAAACCAGGAGGCTATCAACCTCGATTTCGACAACGTTATCGTTAACGAAGGTGTGCTGGAAATTATGCCCGACGGCTACGGTTTTTTAAGATCATCTGACTATAACTACCTCACCTCTCCCGACGATATTTATGTATCGCAATCGCAGATAAAACTTTTTGGCCTAAAAACCGGCGATACCGTTCGCGGCAGCATACGCCCGCCGAAAGAGGGTGAAAAATATTTCCCGCTGGTACGCGTGGAAGCCATTAACGGCCGTGTGCCTGCCGAGGTTCGTGACCGGGTTCCGTTCGATCACTTAACACCGCTGTTCCCGTCCGAAAGATTAGAACTGTTTACCGATATGGGCAACTATTCGACCCGTATCATGGACCTGTTCTCGCCTATTGGTAAAGGTCAGCGTGGTTTGATCGTGGCGCAGCCAAAAACCGGCAAAACCATGTTGCTGAAGGATGTAGCCAATGCCATTGCAAAAAACCACCCCGAAGTTTACCTGATCATCCTGCTGATAGACGAACGCCCCGAGGAAGTAACCGACATGGCCCGCAGTGTACGTGCCGAAGTGGTCTCGTCGACATTTGACGAGCCTGCCGACCGCCATGTGAAGATAGCGAACATCGTACTGGAAAAAGCTAAACGCATGGTTGAATGCGGACATGATGTGGTTATCCTGTTAGACTCAATTACCCGCCTTGCACGTGCCTACAATACGGTAGCGCCTGCCTCGGGCAAAATATTATCGGGCGGTGTCGATGCCAATGCGTTGCACAAACCGAAACGTTTCTTCGGTGCAGCACGTAACATCGAGGATGGCGGCTCGCTCACCATCATTGCGACAGCATTAACTGAAACCGGCTCGAAAATGGACGAGGTTATCTTTGAAGAATTCAAGGGTACCGGTAATATGGAGCTCCAGCTCGACCGTAAGCTGTCCAACAAACGTATATTCCCTGCCATCGATATTACTGCATCCAGCACACGCCGCGACGACCTGCTGCTCGACCGTGAAACGCTGCAGCGTGTTTGGATACTGCGCAACCATTTGGCCGACATGAATTCCCAGGAAGCTATGGAATTTTTGCAGAGCCAGATAAGAGGCACAAAAACCAACGAAGAATTCCTAATCTCGATGAATTCTTAA
- the folK gene encoding 2-amino-4-hydroxy-6-hydroxymethyldihydropteridine diphosphokinase, which translates to MIDVFLLLGSNLGDRQSFLSDARNHIKTGIAPIVSASSVYETQSWGKTDEPDYLNQVLYLKTGMPPQQLLETILGIEKLMGRKREEKWGSRIIDIDILFYGHEIINETDLKVPHPELHKRMFTLEPLNEIAPDFIHPVLNKSIFELKSELKSDLHVKKL; encoded by the coding sequence ATGATTGATGTTTTTTTGCTTTTAGGGAGTAATTTGGGTGACAGGCAGTCGTTTTTAAGCGACGCAAGGAATCATATAAAAACTGGCATAGCGCCCATTGTATCAGCATCTTCCGTTTATGAAACACAATCGTGGGGCAAAACTGATGAGCCCGATTACCTGAACCAGGTGCTTTATCTGAAAACCGGTATGCCCCCGCAGCAATTGTTAGAAACGATACTGGGGATAGAAAAGCTTATGGGACGCAAGAGGGAAGAAAAGTGGGGGTCGCGTATTATCGATATAGATATTTTATTTTACGGGCATGAGATCATTAACGAAACCGATCTTAAAGTACCGCATCCTGAACTGCATAAGCGAATGTTTACACTGGAGCCCTTGAACGAGATAGCTCCCGATTTTATCCACCCCGTTTTAAATAAGAGTATTTTTGAGCTTAAAAGCGAACTTAAAAGCGATTTGCACGTAAAAAAGTTATAA
- the pyrF gene encoding orotidine-5'-phosphate decarboxylase — protein MLSRQQLIQQIKQKKSFLCVGLDTDIEKIPVFLKEYPDPLFEFNKRIIDATRDLCIAYKPNAAFYERHGVTGLQSLIKTSEYLPKDCLSIIDAKRGDIGNTSGMYAKTFFDKEAAGMDFDAITVAPYMGNDSVIPFLAFEGKWVIILALTSSVGSKDFQYLETGNGPLYETVIQKANTWAGADRIMYVVGATKSTEFTNIRKYAPDNFLLVPGIGAQGGSLKDVCQYGMTKECGLIVNSSRAIIYASNGEDFAEAARAEALKVQQQMQAELEKAGVI, from the coding sequence ATGCTTTCGCGCCAGCAGTTAATCCAGCAGATCAAACAAAAGAAATCTTTCCTGTGCGTTGGTCTTGATACCGATATTGAAAAAATACCTGTGTTTTTGAAGGAATATCCTGATCCCCTGTTCGAATTTAACAAGCGCATTATTGATGCGACGCGCGACCTTTGCATAGCTTATAAACCCAACGCTGCGTTTTACGAAAGGCACGGTGTCACCGGGTTACAGAGCCTGATCAAAACAAGCGAATATCTTCCCAAAGATTGCCTCAGCATCATCGATGCCAAGCGCGGGGATATAGGCAATACCTCGGGCATGTATGCCAAAACGTTTTTTGATAAAGAAGCGGCAGGGATGGACTTTGATGCCATTACCGTCGCACCATATATGGGTAACGATAGCGTGATCCCTTTCCTGGCTTTCGAAGGCAAATGGGTGATCATCCTGGCGCTTACCTCATCTGTTGGCAGTAAAGATTTTCAATATCTTGAGACTGGCAATGGCCCGCTTTATGAAACCGTGATACAAAAAGCCAATACCTGGGCCGGGGCCGACCGTATCATGTACGTAGTAGGAGCTACCAAAAGCACCGAGTTTACCAATATCCGAAAGTACGCACCAGACAACTTTCTGCTTGTTCCTGGAATAGGCGCACAAGGGGGAAGTCTTAAAGATGTTTGCCAATATGGTATGACGAAGGAATGCGGGCTTATCGTTAATTCCTCCAGGGCAATCATCTATGCATCCAATGGCGAGGATTTTGCAGAAGCTGCAAGAGCGGAGGCGCTAAAAGTTCAGCAGCAAATGCAAGCGGAACTGGAGAAAGCAGGGGTAATTTGA
- the purS gene encoding phosphoribosylformylglycinamidine synthase subunit PurS, protein MTKFQAEIDVMPKKEILDPQGKAVTGSMKNLGLAEIQNVRIGKHISLEIEADSEETAHAKVEQACKNLLANLIMESYSFKIEKV, encoded by the coding sequence ATGACAAAGTTCCAGGCCGAAATAGACGTAATGCCAAAAAAGGAAATACTCGACCCGCAAGGTAAAGCAGTAACAGGAAGTATGAAGAACCTGGGCCTTGCCGAGATACAAAACGTTCGCATCGGCAAGCATATCTCGCTCGAGATAGAGGCAGACAGTGAAGAAACCGCACATGCAAAAGTGGAACAGGCATGCAAAAACCTGCTTGCCAACCTCATTATGGAAAGCTATAGCTTTAAAATAGAGAAAGTTTAA
- a CDS encoding exonuclease domain-containing protein yields the protein MYAIVDIETTGGHANANGITEVAICLHDGKKITQRYSTLVNPQRDIPVYIRALTGITNEMVQTAPPFEDVAADIYHLLHGKIFVAHNVNFDFSFIRHHLQIAGYDLQCNKLCTVRLGRKIMPGLPSYSLGKLCHYLGIENDSRHRAAGDAEATATLFSLLLQNDTGNHIEQALKQRSREQVLPPNLPKEDIDKLPYAPGVYYFHDEKGKVIYVGKARNVKKRVTSHFSGNNAGYQRQEFLRNIHHISFQDCGTELVAFVLEAIEIKRLWPKYNRSLKRYEHAFGIYAFEDQRGYMRLAVDKRRKMAAPLYTCNSLLDGRNILTRLIDDFELCPKLCFIQTNHEPCTGAGGHVCACEGIENPESYNQKVQWAIDKLRDTLPTFAIRDEGRRNDEHSCILIEKGQFYGMGYISHYFDADSLDQLKNHLTPYPGNDYIRNMVSNYAMKYPERMMVFA from the coding sequence ATGTACGCCATTGTGGATATCGAAACTACCGGGGGCCATGCCAACGCAAATGGCATTACCGAGGTAGCGATATGCCTGCACGATGGCAAGAAGATAACACAGCGTTACAGCACTTTGGTAAACCCTCAGCGCGACATCCCGGTATACATTCGCGCACTGACAGGCATTACCAACGAAATGGTGCAAACTGCCCCGCCATTTGAAGATGTGGCTGCGGACATTTACCATCTGTTGCATGGCAAGATATTTGTTGCGCACAACGTCAATTTCGATTTTTCATTTATCCGGCACCATCTGCAAATAGCGGGGTACGATTTGCAATGCAACAAGCTTTGTACCGTAAGGCTGGGGCGCAAAATAATGCCCGGGTTGCCATCATACAGCCTTGGCAAGCTATGCCACTACCTGGGTATCGAAAACGATAGCCGCCACCGCGCCGCCGGCGACGCGGAAGCTACAGCAACCTTGTTCTCACTTTTGTTGCAAAACGACACCGGGAACCACATCGAACAAGCGCTTAAACAGCGCTCACGCGAACAGGTATTGCCCCCGAATTTGCCCAAAGAAGACATCGATAAGCTGCCCTACGCACCAGGCGTTTACTACTTCCATGATGAAAAGGGCAAAGTAATTTATGTGGGTAAGGCCCGTAATGTAAAGAAACGCGTAACCAGTCATTTCAGCGGAAACAACGCCGGTTACCAGCGACAGGAGTTCCTTCGTAATATTCACCATATTTCCTTCCAGGATTGCGGGACCGAACTGGTTGCCTTTGTGCTGGAAGCCATCGAGATCAAACGGCTTTGGCCCAAATACAATCGTTCGCTAAAGCGATACGAGCATGCTTTTGGTATATATGCTTTTGAGGACCAGCGCGGTTATATGCGTTTGGCAGTCGACAAACGGCGTAAAATGGCCGCACCGCTGTATACCTGCAATTCGCTGCTCGACGGGCGCAATATCCTAACCAGGCTGATAGACGATTTTGAGCTTTGCCCGAAATTGTGTTTTATACAGACCAATCACGAGCCTTGTACAGGCGCCGGCGGGCATGTATGCGCTTGTGAAGGCATCGAAAACCCGGAAAGCTACAACCAAAAAGTGCAATGGGCCATTGATAAGTTAAGGGACACCCTGCCAACCTTCGCCATCCGCGATGAAGGCCGAAGAAATGATGAGCATAGTTGTATCCTGATAGAGAAAGGGCAGTTTTATGGCATGGGCTACATCTCTCATTATTTTGATGCCGATAGCCTCGACCAGCTTAAAAACCATCTTACCCCTTATCCCGGTAACGACTATATCCGAAACATGGTATCCAACTATGCCATGAAATATCCTGAACGGATGATGGTTTTTGCCTGA
- a CDS encoding CDP-alcohol phosphatidyltransferase family protein, whose protein sequence is MNKRISKHLPNTITCANLFSGCVGIVFAFQENLIFAAYALFLAAIFDFFDGFASRVLKSFSGIGKDLDSLADMVSFGFLPSAILYELFLQSPQIQGIGPYLNFAAFLIAVFSALRLAKFNNDTRQADSFIGLPTPANAILIASIPLILDHHPEFSRYILNQYILAVLVIVMCALLVAELPLMSLKFKNTDFNKNIYRYLLLLFSAILILFFKFAAVPVIILMYITLSVIQFKFSNDTVVSGHQKNK, encoded by the coding sequence ATGAATAAGCGTATAAGCAAGCACCTGCCCAATACCATTACCTGTGCTAACCTGTTTAGCGGCTGTGTAGGGATCGTTTTTGCATTCCAGGAAAACCTCATATTCGCCGCGTATGCTTTGTTCCTTGCGGCGATATTTGATTTTTTTGACGGTTTTGCATCCCGCGTGCTAAAATCCTTTTCTGGCATTGGCAAAGACCTGGACTCTCTTGCAGATATGGTAAGCTTCGGCTTTTTGCCTTCAGCTATCCTTTACGAGCTTTTCCTGCAATCGCCGCAAATACAGGGTATAGGTCCCTACCTGAATTTTGCCGCATTTCTGATCGCTGTTTTTTCCGCCCTCAGGTTAGCCAAATTCAACAATGATACACGCCAGGCCGATTCTTTTATCGGGTTGCCAACCCCGGCCAATGCTATCCTTATCGCATCTATACCACTGATACTGGATCATCACCCCGAATTTTCAAGGTATATATTGAACCAGTACATACTGGCCGTGCTGGTTATTGTTATGTGCGCATTGCTGGTGGCCGAACTGCCGTTGATGTCGCTGAAGTTTAAGAACACCGATTTCAACAAAAACATTTATCGCTATTTGTTGCTGCTGTTCTCCGCTATATTGATACTATTTTTTAAATTTGCTGCGGTACCGGTGATCATATTGATGTATATCACACTATCCGTTATTCAATTCAAATTTTCCAATGACACCGTGGTAAGCGGTCACCAAAAAAACAAATAG
- a CDS encoding CTP synthase — translation MTKYIFVTGGVTSSLGKGIISASLAKLLQSRGYRVTIQKFDPYINIDPGTLNPYEHGECYVTEDGAETDLDLGHYERFLNTPTSQANNITTGRIYQNVINKEREGAFLGKTVQVVPHITDEIKRNIRILGESGRYDIVITELGGTVGDIESLPYIEAVRQFRWEIGSSNSLVIHLTLIPFLAAAGELKTKPTQHSVKMLLEYGIQPDILVCRTEHPINQDIRKKIALFCNVNINAVIESIDASTIYDVPLLMLKEQLDKTVLTKLKLSHSTEPDLESWKDFLGRLKNPTSEVRIALVGKYVELPDAYKSITESFIHAGSKNECKVKVEYIPSEQLTPENAVERLRNVHGVLVAPGFGERGFEGKIEAIRYVRENNIPFFGICLGMQCAVVEFGRNVLGLKNANSTEMNENTPHPVIAMMEEQKKIKNKGGTMRLGAYACELKKGSKAAAIYGKTQISERHRHRYEFNNKYLKQYEEAGMIPSGINPDNNLVEVIELKKHPFFVGGQFHPELKSTVANPHPLFVNFVAASLEYARKK, via the coding sequence ATGACTAAATACATTTTTGTGACGGGCGGCGTTACTTCGTCGTTAGGGAAAGGCATTATTTCTGCCTCGTTAGCCAAACTTCTCCAGTCCCGCGGGTATCGCGTAACCATCCAAAAATTCGACCCCTATATCAATATCGATCCGGGTACGTTGAACCCCTACGAACATGGTGAATGCTATGTAACCGAGGACGGCGCCGAAACCGATCTTGACCTGGGGCACTACGAGCGTTTTTTGAATACGCCAACCTCGCAGGCCAACAACATCACCACCGGCCGCATTTACCAGAACGTGATCAATAAAGAGCGTGAAGGGGCCTTCTTAGGCAAAACCGTGCAGGTGGTGCCACATATAACCGACGAGATAAAAAGGAACATCCGAATTTTAGGCGAAAGCGGCCGTTACGATATTGTCATCACTGAACTGGGCGGCACCGTAGGCGATATCGAGTCGCTGCCTTATATCGAAGCTGTGCGCCAGTTTCGCTGGGAAATAGGATCGAGCAATTCGCTGGTGATCCACTTAACACTTATACCTTTCCTGGCCGCTGCCGGCGAGCTAAAAACTAAACCAACGCAGCACTCGGTTAAAATGCTATTGGAGTATGGTATACAGCCGGACATACTGGTTTGCCGTACCGAACACCCGATTAACCAGGACATTCGTAAAAAGATCGCTCTTTTCTGTAACGTAAATATCAACGCCGTTATCGAATCCATCGACGCATCCACGATATACGATGTTCCGCTGCTGATGCTGAAAGAGCAGTTGGATAAAACCGTATTGACCAAGCTGAAACTATCTCATTCCACAGAACCCGACCTGGAGAGCTGGAAGGATTTCCTTGGTCGGTTAAAAAACCCGACTTCTGAAGTTCGCATAGCGCTGGTAGGAAAATACGTTGAGCTGCCCGACGCTTACAAATCCATTACCGAATCATTCATCCATGCCGGTTCAAAAAATGAATGTAAAGTAAAGGTGGAATATATCCCATCGGAACAACTGACTCCCGAAAATGCAGTGGAGCGCCTGCGCAATGTACATGGTGTACTGGTTGCGCCAGGTTTTGGGGAGCGCGGGTTTGAAGGAAAAATTGAAGCGATACGTTATGTGCGCGAAAATAATATCCCGTTCTTTGGTATCTGCCTCGGCATGCAATGCGCCGTGGTTGAGTTTGGCCGCAACGTGCTCGGACTTAAAAATGCCAACAGCACCGAGATGAACGAAAATACGCCGCACCCCGTTATCGCGATGATGGAGGAACAGAAAAAGATAAAAAACAAGGGTGGCACCATGCGGCTTGGCGCCTACGCATGCGAATTGAAAAAAGGCAGTAAAGCGGCCGCCATATACGGCAAAACACAGATAAGCGAACGCCACCGCCATCGCTACGAATTTAATAATAAGTACCTTAAGCAATATGAAGAGGCTGGCATGATACCTTCCGGCATCAACCCGGATAACAACCTGGTTGAGGTTATAGAACTAAAAAAACACCCGTTTTTTGTAGGCGGACAATTCCATCCCGAATTAAAATCAACAGTTGCTAATCCTCACCCACTTTTTGTTAACTTTGTCGCCGCTTCGCTGGAGTATGCCCGCAAGAAGTAA
- the yidC gene encoding membrane protein insertase YidC has translation MDKNTYTGFFLIVLIVIGSYFLLKPSDADIKKEKLLQDSLKRVAAATATFPANTIKTDTTKKVPVTDSMILKAPFGAASMGTEKFVTIENQELRVKLSTKGGRIYSVELKNYKTFNKKPLILFDGDKNAFGLTFRAQDKPINTNDLYFTSTSGGFTVAEKDSSSLTMRLTYSPTQYIDYIYSLKGTGFKLGLTVKTTGLDNVIANSNTLNLNWSASLHKQEMDMKQERQYTEIYYKNVDDEISDFGDTKDEEKTVADKKLDWVAFKDHFFSNILIAKQGGIDKSTMAVNTDVNSTTDVKQMKASFAFTRSTDGNVPLEFYFGPNQFSILKAQGNDLDKVIGLGWGPLKYINRYATVPLFNLLKKFNWNYGLVILALTLILKLVLSPLTYKSYLSMAKMRILKPEMDEIKAKVGEDNPTLLQQEYMKLYKKAGVNPLGGCLPLLLQMPIVIAFFRFFPSLFELRGQSFLWMHDLSTYDSVITFSPIFGTSHLSLMCLLMTISTLVYTYFNNQISGATGQMKYIGYITPIIFLVTLNNYPAGLNYYYFLANMMTFAQQYLIRLMVDDKKIHAQIQENKKKPEEKKKKSGFQARMEEMMRQQQQAQGKKK, from the coding sequence ATGGATAAAAATACATACACAGGTTTCTTCCTGATAGTTTTAATAGTCATAGGCTCCTACTTTCTGTTGAAACCTTCGGATGCAGACATAAAAAAGGAAAAACTTTTACAGGATTCGCTTAAAAGAGTAGCCGCCGCCACAGCTACCTTCCCCGCTAACACAATAAAAACCGATACCACAAAAAAAGTACCGGTTACCGATTCGATGATCCTTAAGGCCCCTTTTGGCGCCGCCTCAATGGGAACGGAAAAGTTTGTTACCATCGAGAACCAGGAACTTCGGGTAAAACTTAGCACCAAAGGCGGCCGCATTTATTCGGTCGAACTGAAGAATTACAAAACATTCAACAAAAAACCGCTGATCCTTTTTGATGGAGACAAAAACGCCTTCGGATTAACCTTCAGGGCACAGGATAAACCTATCAATACCAACGATCTTTACTTTACGTCAACTTCCGGAGGTTTTACGGTAGCCGAAAAGGACTCGTCGTCGCTTACCATGCGTTTGACTTACAGCCCGACGCAGTATATAGATTACATATATTCATTAAAAGGCACGGGCTTCAAATTGGGATTAACGGTTAAAACAACCGGCCTGGATAATGTAATAGCCAATAGCAACACCCTTAACCTGAATTGGTCGGCAAGCCTGCATAAGCAGGAAATGGACATGAAGCAGGAGCGCCAGTATACAGAGATTTATTACAAGAATGTTGATGACGAAATAAGTGATTTTGGCGATACAAAAGATGAAGAAAAGACAGTTGCAGATAAAAAATTAGACTGGGTAGCTTTCAAAGATCACTTCTTCTCCAATATATTGATCGCAAAACAGGGAGGCATCGATAAATCGACCATGGCGGTAAATACTGATGTAAACAGCACTACCGATGTAAAGCAAATGAAAGCCAGCTTTGCTTTCACCCGTAGTACAGATGGCAACGTACCTTTGGAATTTTATTTTGGGCCAAACCAGTTTTCTATCCTAAAAGCACAGGGGAACGACCTGGATAAGGTGATAGGCCTTGGCTGGGGTCCGCTGAAATACATTAACCGCTACGCAACCGTGCCGCTTTTCAATTTACTGAAGAAATTCAACTGGAACTACGGCCTGGTTATTCTTGCGCTAACGTTAATTTTGAAGCTTGTACTTTCGCCGCTTACTTACAAGTCGTATTTATCCATGGCTAAGATGCGGATATTGAAGCCTGAGATGGACGAAATTAAGGCCAAGGTTGGTGAAGATAATCCTACCCTGCTTCAGCAGGAATACATGAAATTGTACAAAAAAGCGGGTGTCAACCCGCTCGGCGGATGTTTGCCTTTATTGTTGCAGATGCCTATCGTTATCGCTTTCTTCCGCTTTTTCCCAAGTTTATTTGAGTTGCGCGGGCAAAGCTTCCTGTGGATGCACGATCTTTCTACCTACGATTCGGTTATCACTTTTTCACCTATATTTGGTACGAGTCACCTCAGCTTAATGTGTTTGCTGATGACCATATCTACCCTTGTTTATACTTATTTCAACAACCAGATATCAGGCGCTACGGGCCAGATGAAGTATATTGGTTACATCACTCCTATCATCTTCCTGGTTACACTGAACAATTATCCGGCGGGTTTGAACTACTATTACTTCCTGGCCAACATGATGACATTTGCCCAGCAATACCTCATCAGGCTGATGGTTGACGATAAAAAGATCCATGCCCAGATACAGGAGAACAAAAAGAAACCTGAAGAAAAGAAAAAGAAATCAGGCTTCCAGGCGCGCATGGAAGAAATGATGCGCCAGCAACAACAAGCGCAGGGGAAGAAGAAATAG